A window of the Dyadobacter pollutisoli genome harbors these coding sequences:
- a CDS encoding choice-of-anchor A family protein, with protein MKFTKLLSLSLFTAVALTFGQAMAQSPTSASLGFNIFVKGDVTLNSNETEGPIAIGGNLISNQHQISFNKDHGVFFVKGASIGLAVRGGVKLNSGSLQVNGTNYVKIGQCASDGSVTTNLKTWYKDNNNASTNIRITADNGAGYDQTPNIHINSHPDAWGSPDVSDSYNPVCENVFGTDDASKIDIDGAFIKMIKRSNQLKEMADNLPILDQNGNEIPGALIGPYLDPNAIGNNPKIRVNPNAVNVLTVSAAVWNKIGNTNIEGIPSGPSLGTKTYTGPFALIINIVDFPTFSAMNGGSTKINFPSVGGLSDPQGSYVIYNFPDATNTLTLGGGTPIHGTIFAPCANLIKENNGNINGQIIAKSYIHNGDEIHFWPFLPSIPEPAEKKISVVANSKCFKNAPYLDYVITPANFDATGKKAKIEWINSEGKVIQEDNDRDLSGSILFPGAAVDGDGNGMAWPGWVKNGSKWEETDDRNGSLRILGATIRVTVDPWTVISITYPESEGTCYTSPPPGSTLPVTLASFTASNDNCDVKLKWVVTESKDFSHFVVQRSTDAKTFVAVSRIDYSASKSEYSFKDSPYSSETTPSRYYYYRLQQVDTDESFEYSAIRSVEAGQCDARLAVDFYPNPTQDVVNVKSFSPLKKFEILTLGGKRVYEMLPGQNQTELKVNVQAFAQGLYIVNVVNAEGKYSSKILKK; from the coding sequence ATGAAATTTACGAAACTTCTATCACTTTCACTTTTTACTGCTGTTGCCCTAACTTTCGGACAGGCAATGGCACAGAGCCCGACTTCTGCCTCTCTAGGCTTTAATATTTTCGTCAAAGGAGATGTTACACTTAATTCGAATGAAACAGAAGGCCCCATTGCAATAGGGGGAAACTTGATTTCAAATCAGCACCAGATCAGTTTTAATAAAGATCATGGTGTGTTCTTCGTAAAAGGTGCTTCGATTGGCCTTGCGGTTCGCGGCGGGGTGAAACTCAACAGCGGAAGTTTGCAGGTGAACGGAACCAACTACGTAAAAATCGGCCAGTGTGCTTCTGACGGATCGGTCACTACAAACCTCAAAACCTGGTATAAAGACAATAACAACGCATCTACTAATATTCGCATTACGGCGGACAATGGTGCAGGCTACGATCAAACTCCCAACATTCACATTAACTCACATCCCGATGCCTGGGGAAGCCCTGATGTAAGCGATAGCTACAATCCGGTTTGTGAGAATGTGTTTGGCACAGACGATGCAAGTAAAATTGATATCGACGGCGCGTTCATTAAGATGATCAAAAGATCCAACCAGTTGAAAGAAATGGCGGACAACCTGCCGATTCTCGACCAGAACGGCAACGAGATTCCGGGAGCTTTAATAGGACCTTATCTGGATCCGAATGCGATCGGGAACAATCCTAAAATCAGGGTTAATCCAAATGCAGTCAATGTATTGACCGTTTCGGCAGCGGTTTGGAACAAAATTGGCAATACTAACATTGAAGGCATTCCTTCCGGACCATCGTTAGGGACCAAAACCTACACAGGTCCTTTCGCACTGATTATCAACATCGTTGATTTTCCTACTTTTAGTGCCATGAACGGCGGAAGCACGAAGATCAATTTCCCAAGTGTGGGCGGTCTTTCTGATCCACAGGGTAGCTACGTGATATACAACTTTCCGGACGCAACCAATACGCTTACATTGGGTGGTGGAACACCCATTCACGGGACGATTTTTGCGCCTTGTGCTAATCTGATTAAAGAGAACAATGGTAACATCAACGGCCAGATCATCGCGAAAAGTTACATTCATAATGGTGACGAAATTCACTTCTGGCCATTTCTGCCTTCAATTCCTGAACCTGCGGAAAAAAAGATTTCAGTAGTCGCCAACTCAAAATGTTTTAAAAATGCGCCGTACCTTGACTATGTGATTACGCCTGCAAACTTTGATGCTACTGGCAAGAAAGCTAAAATCGAATGGATCAATTCCGAAGGAAAAGTGATCCAGGAAGACAATGACAGGGATTTGTCGGGTAGCATACTCTTCCCCGGTGCAGCAGTGGACGGCGATGGAAATGGTATGGCCTGGCCTGGATGGGTTAAAAACGGTAGCAAATGGGAGGAGACCGATGATCGTAACGGGTCCCTGCGCATTTTGGGTGCAACGATCCGCGTTACAGTGGATCCCTGGACAGTAATCAGCATTACCTATCCTGAATCTGAGGGGACTTGCTACACCAGCCCTCCTCCGGGATCGACATTGCCGGTAACATTGGCGAGTTTCACTGCCAGCAATGATAACTGCGATGTGAAATTGAAATGGGTGGTGACCGAATCGAAGGATTTCTCACATTTTGTGGTTCAGCGCTCTACTGATGCAAAAACTTTTGTAGCTGTGAGTCGCATCGATTACAGTGCAAGCAAAAGCGAATACAGCTTTAAAGATTCCCCCTATTCATCGGAAACTACTCCTTCAAGATATTACTACTATCGTTTACAGCAGGTTGACACCGACGAATCGTTCGAATACAGTGCGATCCGCAGCGTAGAGGCAGGGCAGTGCGACGCGAGACTTGCGGTGGATTTTTATCCAAATCCAACACAGGATGTGGTGAATGTGAAAAGTTTCTCTCCTCTGAAAAAGTTTGAAATACTGACTTTGGGCGGAAAACGGGTGTATGAAATGCTGCCCGGCCAGAACCAAACAGAATTAAAAGTGAATGTCCAGGCTTTTGCTCAGGGTTTATATATCGTGAACGTGGTGAATGCGGAAGGAAAATATTCCTCCAAAATCCTGAAAAAGTGA
- the ruvC gene encoding crossover junction endodeoxyribonuclease RuvC, translating to MQQTEATEKVIIGVDPGTQIMGYGVISVKGQQISLVQYGVIHLSKYTTHELKLKKIFERITQLIEDYLPDEMAIEDPFYGKNPQSMLKLGRAQGVAMAAALARNIPIVEYSPKKVKQSVTGSGSASKEQVAYMLEKILKMELSKEFMDATDGIAIAICHQYHANSPATIATGSSKKSKKGGWGAFVSENPSRVK from the coding sequence ATGCAGCAAACCGAAGCTACCGAAAAGGTGATTATTGGAGTAGATCCTGGTACCCAAATCATGGGCTACGGCGTAATTTCGGTCAAAGGCCAGCAAATTTCTTTGGTTCAATATGGTGTGATTCATTTGAGCAAATATACTACCCACGAGTTGAAGTTAAAGAAAATCTTTGAACGCATTACCCAGCTGATCGAGGATTATCTGCCGGACGAAATGGCTATCGAGGATCCTTTTTATGGCAAAAATCCTCAATCGATGCTCAAATTGGGACGGGCGCAGGGCGTGGCGATGGCAGCTGCACTGGCCAGAAATATACCGATCGTTGAATATTCCCCAAAGAAAGTAAAGCAATCCGTGACCGGCAGCGGGAGCGCGTCCAAAGAGCAGGTTGCCTACATGCTTGAAAAGATCCTTAAAATGGAGCTAAGCAAGGAATTCATGGACGCAACCGACGGTATCGCGATAGCCATATGTCATCAGTACCATGCCAATTCCCCGGCAACAATAGCAACAGGCTCTTCCAAAAAGTCGAAAAAAGGAGGTTGGGGCGCGTTTGTAAGCGAAAATCCCAGCCGTGTGAAATGA
- a CDS encoding XRE family transcriptional regulator, producing MGSQVIFWSVNIKFLRLRQRLSQEALAEKLGISRVKLNAHESGRTANPTIDDLINFSEFFRMSIDSILKMDLSKLSDQKIRDLEEGSEVFMKGDQIRVLAITVDKEEKENIEYVPVHAKAGYRSGYSDPEFLATLPRFNLPTVPKNGTFRMFPTVGDSMLPVPEGSDIITRYVQDWTSIKPETPCIVILRGDQDFVFKQVTINKDGTMLLQSFNKQYFAYTVPVSEVIEVWEYYSFHSKELPEPQTDMQQLMRMLQEMQNEIKEIKKKSGSK from the coding sequence ATGGGATCTCAGGTAATTTTTTGGTCGGTCAATATTAAGTTCCTTCGTTTACGTCAGCGGCTAAGCCAAGAGGCGCTGGCGGAGAAGCTGGGAATCAGCAGGGTAAAGCTAAATGCCCACGAAAGTGGCAGAACAGCGAACCCTACGATCGACGATCTGATCAATTTCTCTGAATTTTTCAGGATGAGCATTGACAGTATCCTCAAAATGGACCTGAGTAAGCTTTCCGATCAGAAGATCCGTGATCTCGAAGAAGGCAGTGAAGTGTTCATGAAAGGTGATCAGATCCGCGTTCTGGCCATTACTGTTGATAAGGAAGAAAAAGAAAACATTGAATACGTACCGGTTCATGCCAAAGCCGGATACCGCTCAGGGTACAGTGACCCGGAGTTTTTAGCGACGCTGCCACGGTTTAACCTGCCTACTGTTCCCAAGAATGGTACCTTTCGGATGTTTCCTACTGTCGGGGACTCCATGCTTCCGGTTCCCGAGGGTAGCGATATTATCACGCGATATGTACAGGACTGGACGTCTATAAAGCCGGAAACACCTTGCATTGTCATTTTAAGAGGCGATCAGGATTTTGTTTTCAAGCAGGTGACCATTAACAAGGATGGGACTATGCTTTTGCAATCATTCAACAAGCAATATTTCGCTTATACGGTGCCAGTATCGGAAGTGATAGAGGTTTGGGAATACTACAGTTTCCACAGCAAGGAACTTCCTGAGCCGCAGACGGATATGCAGCAATTGATGCGAATGTTGCAAGAGATGCAGAATGAAATTAAGGAGATCAAGAAGAAGTCAGGCTCCAAATAA
- a CDS encoding lysylphosphatidylglycerol synthase domain-containing protein → MVQDKELSPPKEKRNRRNLLWLGKLAVTVLILSYIYRTFTNEQKGISDVGNVFGSILTADHFPIIAFMLFLVPANWALESLKWQKLAQKVAVLSFWDAFRGTLTGLAVGVAAPAQLGDTIGRVAALKSDRRLEAIGAAIVSNGIQFYISVAAGAVGWFHLQEKLALSPAAKQMLSILLITILLLGVLAVAFRRQLTDWHPKNSTIQKIHSYLRIIGAYTGEELSLSAFYGSLRYLVFLTQFVLALSLFEFPIPALELASCVSLIFLAKTLIPAVNVLGDLGLREFTALLVFASYGLPAEKVIAATFMVWIVNVLGPILIGIFLIWKYKLKRNR, encoded by the coding sequence ATGGTGCAAGATAAGGAACTCTCCCCTCCAAAAGAAAAAAGAAACCGGCGAAACCTGCTCTGGCTGGGCAAGCTGGCGGTTACGGTATTGATCCTCAGCTACATTTACCGGACATTTACAAACGAACAAAAAGGCATTTCTGACGTCGGTAATGTATTTGGTAGCATACTCACGGCAGACCACTTCCCTATCATTGCATTCATGCTTTTCCTCGTCCCTGCAAACTGGGCGCTAGAAAGCCTGAAATGGCAGAAACTAGCTCAAAAAGTAGCAGTACTTAGCTTTTGGGATGCTTTTCGCGGAACATTAACCGGCCTCGCGGTAGGCGTCGCGGCACCTGCGCAGCTTGGCGATACGATTGGCCGGGTGGCAGCATTGAAGTCGGACAGGCGGCTGGAAGCGATCGGAGCCGCGATCGTCTCCAACGGCATTCAGTTCTACATTTCCGTGGCTGCCGGCGCGGTAGGATGGTTTCATTTGCAGGAAAAACTCGCCCTGTCACCCGCTGCGAAGCAAATGCTAAGCATTCTGCTCATCACGATATTGCTGCTCGGCGTACTGGCAGTTGCATTCAGGAGGCAGCTCACCGACTGGCACCCAAAAAATTCGACAATACAAAAAATCCACTCCTACCTGCGCATCATAGGTGCATACACGGGCGAAGAACTCAGCCTGTCGGCTTTCTATGGCAGCTTACGATACCTTGTATTTTTGACGCAGTTTGTCCTCGCACTCTCCCTCTTTGAATTTCCTATACCTGCATTGGAATTAGCTTCCTGCGTTTCGCTGATATTTCTTGCCAAAACATTGATCCCGGCCGTAAATGTGCTCGGCGACCTGGGTTTAAGGGAATTTACGGCACTGCTGGTGTTTGCTTCCTACGGTCTTCCCGCAGAGAAAGTCATTGCAGCTACCTTTATGGTCTGGATCGTGAATGTGCTAGGCCCCATCCTGATCGGCATATTTCTGATCTGGAAATATAAATTGAAACGGAACCGATGA
- a CDS encoding TetR/AcrR family transcriptional regulator gives MEYSAKQLQIIEVAERLFSQKGFAGTSVRDIAQEADVNVSMISYYFGSKEKLIEALFEIRMSESRSRLETLVQSEDLNPIQKINMLIDNAIDRLMGNQCFHNIMLREQLSSERTPVISDHIRNLKLRNLELMQQLVREGQEAGVFRKNIDMSLMSTTLYGTINYAIATQEFYRKINDLENMEEEEFQKYLRKRLSQHLKSLFKSTVTNEHHIEN, from the coding sequence ATGGAATACAGCGCAAAACAATTGCAGATTATAGAGGTCGCGGAGCGGTTATTTTCCCAAAAGGGTTTTGCAGGGACTTCGGTAAGGGACATTGCACAGGAGGCAGACGTGAATGTCTCGATGATATCCTATTATTTCGGTTCAAAGGAAAAGCTGATTGAAGCATTGTTCGAGATCCGGATGTCGGAGTCGCGTTCGAGATTGGAAACGCTTGTCCAGAGCGAGGATCTGAATCCGATCCAGAAGATCAACATGCTGATTGATAATGCGATTGACAGATTGATGGGAAACCAGTGCTTCCATAACATTATGCTGCGGGAGCAACTTTCGAGCGAAAGAACGCCGGTTATATCGGATCATATCAGGAATTTGAAGTTGCGAAACCTGGAACTGATGCAGCAACTTGTCCGCGAAGGGCAAGAAGCTGGGGTGTTTCGCAAAAACATCGATATGAGCCTGATGTCCACGACCTTATATGGCACGATTAATTATGCGATAGCGACACAGGAATTTTACAGAAAAATCAATGATCTGGAAAATATGGAAGAGGAGGAATTCCAGAAGTATCTCCGGAAAAGATTGAGCCAACACCTTAAAAGTTTATTTAAATCGACAGTTACAAATGAACACCACATCGAAAACTA
- a CDS encoding glycosyltransferase encodes MIEQYLLSWLLPVIVVFIVSYAIFTLWLTYFWNKIKSFRDSAVNSPDFISVIIPVRNEEENIGALLQDLAHQSFSFSQFEVLVMDDSSTDNTAKVVNDISQHAACNIRLISLPDIATSSPKKRAIETAIGSAKGNLIVTTDGDCRVQPGWLQAIATCHKVTGARLISAPVTFSEETSLTDHLQTVEFASLIGSGASAISAGYPSLCNGANLTYEKAAFLAVDGFDGVRHIASGDDEFLMHKIAAKYPGSIHFLKNPQAVVSTSPHKNWAGFFRQRKRWASKWKHYQSRTPLILALYIFMSNFSFLLTGPLLLSGHITLNAFLILAALKCLPEWLFLGTVLQFLQKPKSVWYIPVTQVFYPFYVCFFGLVAQQSEYMWKGRKLV; translated from the coding sequence ATGATCGAACAATACCTTCTTTCCTGGCTGCTTCCTGTCATTGTAGTTTTTATAGTGAGCTATGCCATATTCACGCTGTGGCTTACTTATTTTTGGAATAAAATAAAAAGTTTCCGCGACTCAGCGGTTAACTCTCCTGATTTTATCAGCGTGATTATTCCGGTTCGGAATGAAGAGGAAAATATCGGTGCACTCTTGCAAGATCTGGCCCATCAATCCTTTTCATTTTCGCAATTCGAGGTACTGGTCATGGATGACAGCTCTACGGATAATACGGCCAAGGTCGTCAACGATATCAGTCAACATGCAGCTTGCAACATTCGGCTGATATCATTGCCTGACATCGCTACGAGCTCGCCAAAGAAAAGGGCGATCGAAACGGCGATAGGCAGCGCAAAAGGAAATCTGATCGTCACTACCGACGGTGACTGCCGTGTACAACCGGGCTGGCTCCAAGCCATCGCTACCTGCCACAAAGTGACAGGTGCCAGGCTGATCAGCGCGCCGGTTACCTTTTCCGAAGAAACTTCCCTGACGGATCATTTGCAAACTGTCGAATTCGCAAGCCTGATCGGCAGCGGGGCGAGCGCCATTTCGGCTGGATATCCGTCATTATGTAACGGCGCCAACCTGACTTACGAGAAGGCAGCATTTCTGGCAGTCGACGGATTTGACGGCGTACGGCACATTGCATCCGGCGATGACGAATTTTTAATGCATAAAATTGCCGCAAAGTATCCCGGCAGCATTCATTTTCTCAAAAATCCACAGGCGGTCGTAAGCACTTCACCTCACAAAAATTGGGCGGGGTTTTTTCGGCAACGAAAAAGATGGGCTAGCAAATGGAAGCACTATCAAAGCCGCACACCACTTATTTTAGCGCTCTATATCTTTATGAGCAATTTTTCATTCCTGCTCACCGGTCCGCTGCTTCTCTCTGGCCACATCACTTTGAACGCCTTTCTAATTTTGGCCGCGCTGAAATGCTTGCCTGAATGGTTATTTCTGGGCACGGTGTTACAGTTTCTTCAAAAACCCAAGTCGGTCTGGTATATCCCCGTTACCCAGGTTTTCTATCCGTTTTATGTCTGCTTTTTTGGGTTGGTCGCGCAGCAAAGCGAATACATGTGGAAAGGCCGGAAACTGGTTTGA
- a CDS encoding zinc-dependent metalloprotease: MKIYTAYKLLLALFLLLLLGPAFGQKTPPSCGTNDSLAASYLAKYSKTKDLTKARLGAEEKLEYRIALDINYKTYLLYGGDKDKITKEAYRFIQEASDVFERDVNIKLTVSFIYIWDKPEPYALEQDGDYFSNVLNYWTSNRHEERDAVVSLSCRDGWFYGGYRMCSSNFPRPEGNAVSVDLLCHELGHTLGSPHTHSCYWPGGPIDRCTNLESTNAECEDGYPEGVNGSIMSYCRSVLSFHPLCQNLMRDYAEGKLQPSFKLSAFNEKPTRSGLLTLNNLDPGAVNNTPSFEWYASLRVENYRFQIAKDEAFTQIVEDTLIKQSYFQSFGQSEGSYFARYRTENQFSAEGWSPSVGFTISPFSNNSEPPLLLKIAVDNYGKVSGMFHKYTDISSYEVEVTDYYENKVYSWQLDATPHAFQTFSLPVTFEKYKLYNARFRVNSGNTWSKWSAVSYLPQAWSADLWSLNRVEKTSSKPLLASLLFQTTLHDKGITGKMEIATDPDFKNIAYTGTTVSNDLNQWYSNKMLFQPTLAENTSYYMRSMVQWAPKLYSGWSTGQFTTGYLDERFEYLGVVSQNLQATHYANSNFVKNRFYNIGSELFVYDIFSGYYSSSDLKTWQPHLSSTSNGKSPNIMNFFGVSKKGDVYMIDQVNKLVRKSGNSFESFTSPEAFYMDEYSAIMPTENNGIFFKTSNKGVGHFQDGKWEFFDERMLQSNKSVSIAMDQDEQIWTVMEGGGVWTSKNNVWSTQPFFANWRGLAGLAFDNEKTCYAFGEWGVAKLNRDLQRWEIMNAFSAYPIRKLVFGKQNEMYLASYTIYDQDIQNHALITYIDQKLNVYQDGLNFFKEPFDLTIFNDKLLILTSGGEIHTFEENKIQRFEPKTDYCAGNVADVTITSNSTFAKDNETTFALKNTESSAITMVPALSKNGNVFQVKLPESILKGNYTLQTVTSNPAVASNISKAFTVHSATPAEISMVATDKFKVMLNTSEGAGLTYQWQRNGMDIANATTSSIIADQSGDYTVSITNRGGCQTKSSVVPVSLNRPTEITLLQNTPNPVTAAGEIAFYLPQPEETILNLYNVRGQKIAELKKGLLAEGWHFAKVDGNQLNSGIYIYQLKAGSTVKSLKMAK, translated from the coding sequence ATGAAAATATATACCGCTTACAAGCTGTTGCTCGCTCTCTTTCTCCTGCTTCTGCTGGGGCCTGCCTTTGGCCAGAAAACCCCTCCCAGCTGTGGCACCAATGATTCACTGGCTGCATCTTACCTGGCCAAATATTCAAAGACAAAAGACCTGACGAAGGCAAGACTCGGCGCGGAAGAAAAGCTGGAATACAGAATTGCGCTGGACATTAACTACAAAACCTACTTATTGTACGGCGGGGACAAAGACAAGATCACCAAAGAAGCATACCGGTTCATTCAGGAAGCGTCCGACGTTTTTGAAAGGGATGTAAACATCAAACTCACCGTCAGTTTTATTTATATCTGGGATAAACCCGAGCCTTACGCGCTGGAACAGGACGGTGATTATTTCAGCAATGTCCTCAACTACTGGACCTCCAACCGGCACGAGGAAAGAGACGCTGTGGTAAGTTTATCGTGCAGGGATGGTTGGTTTTATGGTGGCTACCGGATGTGCTCTTCCAATTTCCCGCGCCCGGAAGGCAATGCAGTATCAGTCGATTTGCTTTGTCACGAGCTTGGCCATACCCTCGGCTCCCCGCATACGCACAGCTGCTACTGGCCGGGCGGCCCTATTGACCGCTGCACCAATCTCGAATCCACCAATGCTGAATGTGAAGATGGATATCCCGAAGGTGTCAACGGTTCGATCATGTCCTATTGCCGCTCGGTACTGAGCTTTCATCCGCTTTGTCAGAACCTGATGCGCGACTATGCCGAAGGTAAGTTACAGCCCAGTTTCAAGCTCAGCGCTTTCAATGAAAAACCAACCCGTTCCGGATTGCTCACATTGAATAATCTCGATCCGGGAGCTGTCAACAATACTCCTTCATTTGAATGGTACGCATCGCTGCGCGTCGAAAATTACAGGTTTCAGATCGCAAAGGACGAAGCATTTACCCAGATCGTAGAAGATACATTGATCAAACAATCTTATTTCCAATCATTTGGCCAAAGCGAGGGCTCCTATTTTGCACGCTACCGGACCGAAAACCAGTTCAGTGCGGAAGGATGGTCTCCATCGGTTGGCTTCACCATCTCACCTTTTTCAAACAACAGTGAACCGCCATTATTATTGAAAATTGCGGTTGACAACTACGGAAAAGTGAGTGGTATGTTTCACAAATACACCGATATCAGCTCCTATGAAGTGGAGGTTACGGATTATTATGAAAACAAAGTTTACAGCTGGCAGCTCGACGCCACCCCTCACGCATTTCAGACATTTTCGCTCCCTGTGACTTTTGAAAAATACAAACTCTATAATGCGCGTTTCAGGGTCAATAGCGGCAATACTTGGAGTAAATGGTCCGCTGTTTCCTACCTACCGCAAGCATGGAGCGCCGACTTATGGAGCTTGAACCGGGTCGAAAAAACATCAAGCAAACCGCTGCTGGCATCGCTTTTATTCCAAACTACGCTCCATGACAAAGGTATTACAGGTAAAATGGAGATTGCAACTGATCCTGATTTCAAAAATATCGCTTACACCGGCACCACTGTTTCCAATGACCTGAACCAGTGGTACTCCAACAAAATGCTCTTCCAGCCGACATTGGCTGAAAATACTTCCTATTATATGCGGTCAATGGTGCAATGGGCACCGAAATTGTACTCAGGCTGGTCCACGGGCCAGTTTACGACAGGCTACCTCGACGAGCGTTTTGAGTATCTTGGTGTGGTTTCACAAAATCTGCAGGCGACCCATTATGCCAACAGCAACTTTGTCAAAAACAGATTTTACAACATTGGTTCTGAGCTATTTGTATATGATATTTTCAGCGGCTACTACTCATCCAGTGACCTGAAAACCTGGCAGCCACACCTGTCTTCTACATCAAATGGTAAAAGCCCTAACATCATGAATTTCTTCGGCGTCTCCAAAAAAGGGGATGTTTATATGATCGATCAGGTCAATAAGCTGGTTCGGAAATCGGGCAACAGTTTTGAAAGCTTCACGTCGCCTGAGGCATTTTATATGGATGAATACAGCGCGATCATGCCTACCGAAAACAATGGTATATTTTTCAAAACATCCAATAAAGGTGTGGGTCATTTTCAGGACGGGAAGTGGGAATTTTTTGATGAAAGAATGCTGCAAAGCAACAAATCCGTCAGCATTGCTATGGATCAGGATGAGCAGATCTGGACGGTGATGGAAGGAGGCGGCGTATGGACCAGCAAAAATAACGTGTGGTCGACCCAGCCATTTTTTGCAAACTGGCGAGGGCTGGCCGGGTTGGCTTTTGATAACGAAAAGACCTGCTACGCTTTCGGAGAATGGGGCGTCGCAAAATTGAACCGCGATTTGCAGCGGTGGGAAATCATGAATGCTTTTTCAGCGTATCCGATCCGAAAATTGGTATTTGGGAAACAAAATGAAATGTACCTGGCTTCCTACACGATATATGACCAGGACATTCAAAACCATGCATTGATCACTTACATTGATCAGAAATTGAATGTTTACCAGGACGGGCTTAACTTTTTCAAAGAGCCGTTTGACCTCACCATTTTCAATGATAAACTCCTGATACTGACCAGCGGCGGCGAAATTCACACATTCGAAGAAAACAAAATCCAGCGATTTGAACCGAAAACGGACTATTGCGCAGGTAATGTGGCCGACGTGACGATCACTTCCAATTCCACTTTTGCCAAAGACAATGAGACCACATTTGCATTAAAAAATACTGAAAGCAGCGCAATTACGATGGTACCAGCCCTTTCGAAAAACGGCAATGTGTTCCAGGTCAAACTTCCAGAGTCTATCTTGAAAGGCAATTACACGCTCCAAACTGTAACGAGCAATCCGGCGGTCGCAAGCAACATCAGCAAAGCATTTACCGTTCATAGCGCCACGCCTGCCGAAATATCGATGGTGGCAACCGATAAATTCAAGGTCATGTTAAACACCAGCGAAGGTGCCGGACTGACGTATCAGTGGCAGCGGAACGGCATGGATATCGCCAATGCAACCACTTCCTCCATCATTGCTGACCAGTCGGGGGATTACACCGTGAGCATTACCAATCGGGGTGGCTGCCAGACAAAGTCCAGTGTAGTTCCGGTATCATTGAACCGTCCTACTGAAATTACATTGCTTCAAAACACACCCAACCCGGTAACAGCTGCGGGTGAAATCGCCTTTTACCTACCGCAGCCCGAGGAAACCATTCTTAACCTGTATAATGTACGGGGACAAAAAATCGCGGAACTGAAAAAAGGGCTTTTAGCAGAAGGCTGGCACTTTGCCAAAGTCGATGGAAACCAGCTGAACTCAGGAATTTACATTTATCAGTTAAAAGCAGGAAGTACTGTCAAATCGCTTAAAATGGCCAAATAG
- a CDS encoding MerR family transcriptional regulator, protein MSTYSIRDLERISNMKAHTIRIWEQRYGLLTPERTDTNIRYYNDDHIKKLLNVCTLLNQGMKISKISKLDKAQIADEIDKIIARSFQGDLHIEAIINQMLIAIATFNVSLFDELFTGAAKRLGLKKTYEKILYPLLVRTGLMWVKDDLLPSQEHFLSNLVRQKLFAAIDSLPLPASSDQKWVLFLNEEEDHEIGLLFASYLIRQYGKQVIYLGARVPYQDLAVVVKQSQPTHIYSFFVRNQFEDQIDTLLDKLTSDFQDMCICISGSYDQAKTANAGKRVTQIASIENLIEILNQNHAK, encoded by the coding sequence ATGTCAACCTACTCTATCCGCGACCTGGAACGAATCAGCAATATGAAAGCGCATACTATACGGATATGGGAGCAGCGATATGGGCTACTCACACCGGAAAGGACAGACACCAACATCCGGTATTATAATGATGACCATATCAAAAAGTTACTGAATGTGTGCACGTTGCTAAACCAGGGAATGAAAATTTCGAAAATCAGCAAGCTGGACAAAGCGCAGATCGCAGACGAAATTGACAAAATTATTGCTCGATCGTTTCAGGGCGACCTACATATTGAAGCGATCATCAATCAGATGCTGATCGCCATAGCCACATTTAATGTATCGCTCTTCGATGAGCTGTTTACAGGAGCAGCCAAACGATTGGGATTAAAAAAAACCTACGAAAAAATCCTCTACCCGCTCCTGGTGCGCACCGGGCTCATGTGGGTAAAGGATGATCTGTTACCTTCTCAGGAGCATTTTTTATCGAATCTGGTACGTCAAAAATTGTTTGCGGCCATTGATTCGCTACCGCTACCAGCCAGTTCTGATCAAAAATGGGTGCTCTTTTTGAATGAGGAAGAGGATCACGAGATTGGGCTGCTCTTTGCCAGCTACCTCATTCGGCAATACGGTAAGCAGGTGATTTACCTGGGCGCGAGGGTACCTTATCAGGACCTGGCTGTGGTAGTGAAGCAGAGCCAGCCTACACATATCTATTCCTTTTTTGTCCGAAATCAATTTGAGGATCAGATAGATACATTGCTAGACAAGCTTACCTCAGATTTTCAAGATATGTGTATCTGCATTTCTGGCTCTTATGACCAAGCCAAAACCGCCAATGCCGGAAAACGAGTCACGCAGATTGCCAGCATTGAAAACCTGATCGAAATTCTTAACCAAAACCATGCAAAATAA